One window of Gemmatimonadaceae bacterium genomic DNA carries:
- a CDS encoding patatin-like phospholipase family protein yields the protein MTTSRPRIGLVLGGGGLKGFAHIGVLDVLHGAGIDPVLLAGSSIGALIASAYALGTPVPRMRERALALTRKDLFRVNAGGFARGLLRSPSFYYREPLQALIAGVIPDRRFDQITIPLLVNTVDLENGMQVMWGAPGFRQASIREAVYASCALPGFFPPGVVSGRTCVDGGTIDNMPVSAVAEGLDLLIAVDVGNSELEAATEVAHRGIASIFMRSATLMMRTLQHMPLEHWTTPPLVLVRPHVSRYGWFNFEKIPLLIEAGALAAREVLSSIPQALAAGRGIFPRQRVQVTVDAQRCTGCGQCLAMAPHAMVRGADGKAQPRALDFDWSPVDSDFTVHCPTGAIGLHRQS from the coding sequence ATGACGACCAGCAGGCCCCGCATCGGACTCGTGCTCGGCGGCGGTGGGCTCAAGGGCTTTGCGCACATCGGCGTGCTCGACGTGCTGCACGGTGCCGGCATCGATCCCGTGCTGCTGGCCGGATCGAGCATCGGCGCGCTGATCGCGAGCGCCTACGCACTGGGCACCCCGGTGCCGAGGATGCGTGAGCGGGCGCTGGCACTCACGCGCAAGGACCTGTTCCGCGTGAACGCCGGCGGCTTCGCGCGCGGGCTGCTGCGCAGCCCGAGCTTCTACTATCGCGAACCGCTGCAGGCGCTGATCGCCGGAGTGATCCCGGACCGGCGCTTCGACCAGATCACGATCCCGCTGCTGGTGAACACGGTCGACCTCGAGAACGGCATGCAGGTGATGTGGGGCGCGCCGGGCTTCCGCCAGGCGTCGATCCGGGAGGCGGTGTACGCGTCGTGCGCGCTGCCAGGGTTCTTCCCGCCCGGGGTGGTGTCGGGCCGCACCTGCGTGGATGGCGGCACGATCGACAACATGCCGGTGTCGGCGGTGGCCGAGGGGCTGGACCTCCTCATCGCGGTGGATGTGGGCAACAGCGAGCTGGAGGCGGCCACCGAGGTGGCGCACCGCGGCATCGCGTCGATCTTCATGCGCTCGGCCACGCTGATGATGCGCACGCTGCAGCACATGCCACTGGAGCACTGGACGACGCCCCCGCTGGTCCTCGTCAGGCCGCACGTGAGTCGCTACGGCTGGTTCAACTTCGAGAAGATCCCGCTGCTGATCGAGGCCGGTGCACTGGCGGCGCGCGAGGTGCTGTCGTCGATCCCGCAGGCGCTGGCGGCAGGACGCGGCATCTTCCCGCGGCAGCGCGTGCAGGTCACGGTGGATGCGCAGCGCTGCACCGGGTGCGGGCAATGCCTGGCGATGGCGCCACATGCCATGGTGCGTGGCGCAGACGGGAAGGCGCAGCCGCGCGCCCTGGACTTCGACTGGAGTCCGGTGGACAGTGACTTCACCGTGCACTGTCCCACCGGTGCGATCGGATTGCACCGGCAGTCCTGA